CCGGCCGAACGCTTTTGCGGTTTCGAGGTCGCCCGGCAGCGGGCCCTCGTCGGGCGTCGCATCCGCCGGCGACTGCGCGAGCAGGCCCGTGGAGCCGCCGACGAAGTTGATGTCGTTGCGGGCGGCCGCCTTCGAGTTGGCCGGCATCAGCCCGGTGCCGACCCATACCATCCCATGCTGCATCGACAACGTGACGAAATATTGAATCGTCGAGAACTTGTCGCCGTTCATCGATGCGGAATTCGTGAAGCCCGCGGCGATCTTGTCCTTCCATTTCTGCGTGAACCACGCTTTCGACGTCGCGTCGGCGAACTGCTTGAACTGCGCCGACGGGCCGCCCATGTAGGTCGGCGCGCCGAAGACGATCGCGTCGGCCGCATCGAGCGCGGCCCAGCCCGCGTCGTCGAGGTCGCCAACGGCGAGCAGGCGCACGGTCGCGCCGGCGTCCTGCGCGCCCGCATGCACGGCCTCGGCCAGTTTCTGCGTGTGACCGTAGCCGCTGTGATAGACGATGACGATGTTCGACATGAAGCGTTCTCCGGAAAGGGGCGGGAACGGCGGCCGCAGCGGCCTGCCGCGTCACGCGTCGCCGGCGGGCGGTGCGATGGATGCGCGGCGGGGCGCCGGCGACGCGTGACGAAGAGTCTAGCAAGCCGAAATGACGGGAAAACGCGCGCGTGCGGGGCACGGAAATTCGCGCTGGCAGGCAATCGCGGCGTGGCGGCGCGCGGCGCCTGTTACTGCCCGTAGTTGACCGTAAGTTGCGCGTTGCCGATCGCCAGCGTGCCGATCTCGTGGTCGAACATCGGTGCGGGGCGGCCCTGCGCGACGCGCAGGTCGGTGCCCTTCAGCGCGTAGACGGTGATCACGTAGCGGTGCGGCTTGCCGGGCGGCGGGCACGGGCCGCCGTAGCCGTCGATCCCGAAGTCGTTGCGCGCCTCGCTCGCGCCGATGCGCCGCAGGAAGCCGGACGCGCTCGCGTCGGCGGGCAGGCTCGTGACCGTGGCCGGGATGCCCGCCACGGCCCAGTGCCACCAGCCGTGCCCGGGCGCGTCGGGATCGAAGATCGTGACCGCGTAGCCGCGCGTGCCGGGCGGCGGGTTGTGCCAGGTGAGCTGCGGCGAGCGGTTTGCGCCCTTGCAGTCGCCGCGGTCGAACACGTTCGCGGCGTGGACGCGCCCGCCGGGCGTCAGGTCGTCGCTCGACACGGTGAACGGGCCTTCCGCATGCGCGGGCAGCGCCGCGAAGACGGCAGCGTAGAGGAGAGCGGCGATGAATGGAGACGGGCGACCCGATGGCGCAGGCGGAGTGATCCGGCGATCCACACGCATATGGCGCTTCTCCCGTCACGTGGGCCGAGCCGATGCTCCCGGCGTTGTTGGCGTTGCGTGTCGCCCGCGCAGCTGATGGCGGCGATGGATCAAGTCTAGCATTAGGGTTCGATGAGCGATGCACACCGCAACCCGCGATTGCGACCGGTTCTTGCGCGGGTCGATGGACGAAAAAAAGCCGCCCGCGACGAAGCGGGCGGCTTTTTCAGCCAGGGCGCCGGCCTGCGTGCCGGCGCGGCGTCATTCCTTGGGGGCCGTCGCGCCGCCATGCGCAGCCGACCATTCGGCCGGCGCGTGCAGGAACTTCTCGACTTCGTCGAGCGTCTTCGTCTCGAAGTAGCCCGACGCCTTCGCGACGCGCAGCACGTCCCACCAGGTCGCGAGCGCGTGCAGGTCGACGTCGATGTCCTTCAGGACCGACACGCTTTCCTTGAAGATGTCGTAGTGGAACAGCACGAAGCAGTGGTTCACCGTCGCGCCCGCGGTACGCAGCGCGTTGACGAAGTTGATCTTGCTGCGGCTGTCGGTCGTCAGGTCTTCCACGAGCAGCACGCGCGAGCCTTCTTCCAGATGGCCCTCGATCTGCGCGTTGCGGCCGAAACCCTTCGGCTTCTTGCGCACGTACTGCATCGGCACCATCATCCGGTCCGCGATCCATGCCGCGAACGGGATGCCGGCCGTCTCGCCGCCCGCCACCGCGTCGATCTGCTCGAAGCCGATGTCGCGCGTGATCGTCGTTTCCGCCATTTCCATCAGCGCGCGGCGCACGCGCGGATACGAGATCAGCTTGCGGCAGTCGATATAGACGGGGCTTGCCCAGCCGGACGTGAAGATGAACGGTTTCTCGGCGTTGAAGTGCACCGCCTGCACTTCGAGCAGAATTTTGGCGGTCGTATCCGAGATCGACTGACGATCGTAGCCTGTCATGGGCATTCCTTGGGTGATGAGCGAGGAGCGGGCGCGGGCCCGGTGGCGCAGCACGGGAACCCGGCCGGAGGTCGGGGCGCAATCGGAGGACCGATCGCATCGCTGCGCGCGTAGCCCGCGATTTTACCCGATTCAGGGTGGTTTTCGGCGGAATTCGCGCAGGTTCGCCACGCCGCTCACCACCGGCGAAACAAGCGGGGACGGACCGCTCGCGTGCCGATGCCGGGGATGCGGCGCTGCACCAACGCGTGTCATGCGCGGGGTGTACACTAGGCGACCCTTAGAAATCGTTCAGTACTTTGTACTTTCCTCTTGCCACCCGCCAAGGTTCGATGGCGTGCCGATCCGGCGCGTCGCGTGCCGTCTCGCAGTCGACCATCCCCTCGATTCAAGCAGACGCGGCTCAAGGTGCGGTGTACTGAACCGTCAAAATTTCGCATGTCTCTCGCAGGTCAATCATGGACGAACAACTGAAGCAGGCCGCTCTCGCTTATCACCTGAACCCGAAACCCGGCAAGATTTCGGTCACCCCCACCAAGCCGCTGTCGAACCAGCTCGATCTGTCGCTCGCGTATTCGCCGGGTGTCGCCGCTGCGTGCGAGGCGATCCACGCCGATCCGCTCGACGCGCAGAAGTACACGTCGCGCGGCAACCTGGTCGGCGTCATCACGAACGGCACGGCCGTGCTCGGTCTCGGCAACATCGGCCCGCTCGCCGCGAAGCCGGTGATGGAAGGCAAGGGCTGCCTCTTCAAGAAATTCGCGGGCATCGACGTGTTCGACATCGAACTGTCGGAGTCCGACCCGGACAAGCTCGTCGACGCGATCGCGATGCTCGAGCCGACGCTCGGCGGCATCAACCTCGAGGACATCAAGGCGCCGGAATGCTTCTACATCGAGCAGAAGCTGCGCGAGCGCATGAAGATCCCCGTTTTCCACGATGACCAGCACGGTACCGCGATCATCGCGTCGGCCGCGATCCTGAACGGCCTGAAGGTCGTCGGCAAGAAGCTCGCCGAAGTGAAGCTCGTGTGCTCGGGCGCCGGCGCCGCGGCCATCGCGTGTCTGGACCTGCTGGTGAACCTCGGCCTGACGAAGTCGAACATCCTCGTCGCCGATTCGAAGGGCGTGATCTACGAAGGGCGCGGCAATCTCGATCCGTCGAAGCAGCGCTATGCGGCGACCACCGACGCGCGCACGCTCGCCGATGCGATCGTCGGCGCCGACGTGTTCCTCGGCTGCTCGAGCGCGGGCGTGCTGAAGCAGGACATGGTCAAGACGATGGGCGACCGCCCGCTGATCCTGGCGCTCGCGAACCCGGAACCGGAAATCCGCCCGGAAGACGCGAAGGCCGTGCGCCCGGACGCGATCGTCGCGACCGGCCGTTCGGACTACCCGAACCAGGTCAACAACGTGCTGTGCTTCCCGTTCATCTTCCGCGGCGCGCTCGACGTCGGCGCGACGACGATCACGGAAGAAATGAAGCTCGCGTGCGTGCGCGCGATCGCCGAGCTGGCCGAGGAAACCGACCAGAGCGAGGAAGTCGCGAAGGCATATGAAGGCCACTCGCTCGAATTCGGGCCGGACTACCTGATTCCGAAGCCGTTCGACCCGCGCCTGATCATCAAGATCGCGCCGGCCGTCGCGCAGGCCGCGATGGATTCGGGCGTCGCAACGCGCCCGATCCAGGACATGGACGCGTACCGCGAGCAACTCGGCGCGACCGTCTACCGCACCGGCATGGTGATGCGCCCGGTGTTCGCGACCGCGAAGAAGAAGCAGGCCCGCATCGTGTTCGCCGAGGGCGAGGACGAGCGCGTGCTGCGCGCCGCGCAGTTCGTGCTGCAGGAAAAGATCGCGCAGCCGATCATCGTCGGCCGTCCGTCGGTCATCGAGATGCGCCTGCAGAAGATTGGCTCGAAGCTGAAGGCCGGCGTCGATTTCGAAATCGTCAATCCGGAAGACGACACGCGCTACCACCGCTACTGGCAGGCGTACCACGAGATCGCCGCGCGCGACGGCGTGACGCCGGAAGTCGCGAAGGCCGCGATGCGCAAGTTCAACACGCTGATCGGCGCGATGCTCGTGCACCTGGGCGACGCGGACGGGATGATCTGCGGGATGATCGACACGTTCCACAGCCACCTGAAGTTCATCGAGCAGGTGCTGGGCCGCGCGAAGGGCGCCGAGCACTTCGCCGCGATGAACCTGCTGATGCTGCCGGGCCGCAACCTGTTCGTGTGCGACACGTACGTGAACGAACTGCCGAGCGCCGAACAACTCGCCGACATGACGATCCAGGCCGCGGCCGAAATCGAGCGCTTCGGCATCGCGCCGAAGGCCGCGCTGCTGTCGAACTCAAACTTCGGCAGCGCGCCGTCGGCGTCGTCGCGCCGGATGGCCGAGGCCCGCAAGCTGATCGTCGAACGTGCGCCGAACCTGGAAGTCGACGGCGAAATGCATGGCGACGCGGCACTGTCGGAGCTGATCCGCAAGCAGGCCTTCCCGGGCACGACGCTGTCGGGCGAAGCCAACCTGCTGATCATGCCGAACGTCGAAGCCGCGAACATCGCGTACAACCTGCTGAAGATGGTCGGCGGCGAAGGCGTGACGGTCGGCCCGTTCCTGCTTGGCGTCGCGAAGCCGGCCCACATCCTGACGCCGGCCGCGACCGTGCGCCGGATCATCAACATGACGGCCGTTGCCGCCGCGAACGTGAACACGAAGTAAGTTCGCGCCCGCGTGTGCCGCGCTTCAGGCGCGGCGCAATGAAAAACGCCACGGAGCTGCGTTCCGTGGCGTTTTTTTTATCGTGAACCGCAAGCGGTGCGGGCGGGCGTCCGGACCGCGAACGCCCGCCGCGCGCCGTTACGCGACCTGCTGTTGCGACTGGCCGCCTGTCGGCGAACGCCATTTCGTGAGCAGCGTGTCCCACTTCTGGCGTACCGCGCGCAGGTTGTTGTCCTTCACGTGGCCGTAGCCGCGAATGCCGTCCGGCAGCCCCGCGAGCTCGAGGGCGAGCGGGCGGTTGGCCGCATTCAGCTTGGCCGTCACTTCGCCGATCAGCGCCTCGTACTCGCCGATCAGCGCGCGTTCGGTGCGGCGCTCCTCGGTGCGACCGAACGGGTCGAGCCCCGTGCCGCGCAGGAACTTCGCCTTCGCGAGCAGCCGGAACGCCGACATCATCCACGGACCGTACGCCTTCTTCACGAGATGGCCATGCGCGTCCGTCTTCGCGAACAGCGGCGGCGCGAGGTGGAATTTCAGTTTCCAGTCGCCTTCGAACTGCGCGGACAGGCGTGCGAGGAACGCGGGATCGGACTGCAGCCGCGCGACCTCGTATTCGTCCTTGTACGCCATCAGCTTGAACAGGTTGCGCGCGACCGCTTCGGTCAGCTGCTCCTGCATCGTGTCGCCGTCCGCCAGCGCGCGCTCGGCGGCACGCACCTGGTCGACGAACGCCGCATAGCGCGATGCGTACGCGGCGTTCTGGTACGCGGTGAGGAATTCCACGCGCTTCGCGATCAGTGCGTCGACCGCCTTCTTCGTGTGCAGCGCGATCACCGTGGCGCCTTGCGCGGGGCGTGCATCGCCGGCCGCGGCCTGCTTCACGCTGGCAAGGTCGTGCGCGGCGCGGCGGCCCCAGTCGAATGCCGCGCGGTTCTTCTCGACCGACACGGCGTTCAGTTCGATCGCGCGTTCGAGCGACGCGAGCGTGAGCGGCAGCCAGCCCTTCTGCCACGCGTAGCCGAGCACGAACGGGTTCGTGTAGATCGCGTCGCCGAGCAGCGCGACCGCGAAGCGGTTCGCGTCGATGAAGTCGACGGCTTCGCCCGCCGCCGCGCGGATGTCGTTCTCGGCGGACACGCCGGGGAACGCCCAGTTCGGATTCTTGATGAACTCGGCGGTCGGCGTCTGCGCGCTGTTGACGACCACGCGCGTCGTGTCGTGCCGCATCCGCGACGTGCATTCGTCGCCGGCCGTGACGATCGCGTCGCAGCCGATCACGAGGTCGGCTTCGCCCATCGCGATCCGGGTCGCGTGGATGTCGGTCGGCGCGTGCGAGATCTGCACATGGCTCATCACGGCGCCGCCCTTCTGCGCGAGGCCCGTGACGTCGAGCACGGTCACACCCTTGTTCTCGAGGTGCGCGGCCATCCCGAGCAGCGCGCCGATCGTGACGACGCCCGTGCCGCCGACGCCCGTGACCAGTACGCCGTACGCGCGGTCGATGTCCGGCAGCGTCGGCTCCGGGATCGGCGGCAGTGCGTTGCCATCGACCGAAACCGCCTTCGGCTTTTTCAGCTGGCCGCCCTCGACCGTGACGAAGCTCGGGCAGAAGCCCTTCACGCACGAGAAGTCCTTGTTGCAGCTCGACTGGTTGATCTGGCGCTTCGTGCCGAATTCGGTTTCCAGCGGCTCGACCGACAGGCAGTTCGACTGCACCGAGCAGTCGCCGCAGCCTTCGCACACCGCGTCGTTGATCACGACGCGCTTCGCCGGGTCCGGATACGTGCCGCGCTTGCGGCGGCGGCGCTTCTCGGTCGCGCAGGTCTGGTCGTAGATCAGGATCGTCGTGCCGGCGATCTCGCGCAGCTCGCGCTGCACGTCGTCGAGCTGGTCGCGGTGATGGATCGTCACGTCCGGCGCGAGCAGTGCCTTCTTGTCGTCGTACTTCTCCGGCTCGTCGGTGACGATCACGATCTTCCTCGCGCCTTCGGACGCGAGCTGGTGCGTGATCTGCGGCACCGTCAGCACGCCGTCGACCGGCTGGCCGCCCGTCATCGCGACCGCGTCGTTGTAGAGGATCTTGTAGGTGATGTTCGCCTTCGACGAAATCGCCGCGCGCACCGCCAGCAGGCCCGAGTGGAAATAGGTGCCGTCGCCGAGGTTCGCGAATACGTGCTTCTCGTCCGTGAACGGCGCCTGGCCGATCCACGGCACGCCTTCGCCGCCCATCTGGCTGAAGGTGCTCGTGCTGCGATCCATCCACACGGTCATGTAGTGGCAGCCGATGCCGGCGATCGCGCGCGAGCCTTCCGGTACGTTGGTCGACGTGTTGTGCGGGCAGCCCGAGCAGAACCACGGCTTGCGCTCGGTCTGCACGTGCGGCTTCGCGAGCGCCATTTCCTTCGCGTTGATCACGGCGAGTCGCGCGGCGATGCGCGCGCGCACGTCGGAC
The nucleotide sequence above comes from Burkholderia pyrrocinia. Encoded proteins:
- a CDS encoding flavodoxin family protein; the protein is MSNIVIVYHSGYGHTQKLAEAVHAGAQDAGATVRLLAVGDLDDAGWAALDAADAIVFGAPTYMGGPSAQFKQFADATSKAWFTQKWKDKIAAGFTNSASMNGDKFSTIQYFVTLSMQHGMVWVGTGLMPANSKAAARNDINFVGGSTGLLAQSPADATPDEGPLPGDLETAKAFGRRVAEATARWTAGGR
- a CDS encoding YbhB/YbcL family Raf kinase inhibitor-like protein yields the protein MRVDRRITPPAPSGRPSPFIAALLYAAVFAALPAHAEGPFTVSSDDLTPGGRVHAANVFDRGDCKGANRSPQLTWHNPPPGTRGYAVTIFDPDAPGHGWWHWAVAGIPATVTSLPADASASGFLRRIGASEARNDFGIDGYGGPCPPPGKPHRYVITVYALKGTDLRVAQGRPAPMFDHEIGTLAIGNAQLTVNYGQ
- a CDS encoding orotate phosphoribosyltransferase; the protein is MTGYDRQSISDTTAKILLEVQAVHFNAEKPFIFTSGWASPVYIDCRKLISYPRVRRALMEMAETTITRDIGFEQIDAVAGGETAGIPFAAWIADRMMVPMQYVRKKPKGFGRNAQIEGHLEEGSRVLLVEDLTTDSRSKINFVNALRTAGATVNHCFVLFHYDIFKESVSVLKDIDVDLHALATWWDVLRVAKASGYFETKTLDEVEKFLHAPAEWSAAHGGATAPKE
- a CDS encoding NADP-dependent malic enzyme; translated protein: MDEQLKQAALAYHLNPKPGKISVTPTKPLSNQLDLSLAYSPGVAAACEAIHADPLDAQKYTSRGNLVGVITNGTAVLGLGNIGPLAAKPVMEGKGCLFKKFAGIDVFDIELSESDPDKLVDAIAMLEPTLGGINLEDIKAPECFYIEQKLRERMKIPVFHDDQHGTAIIASAAILNGLKVVGKKLAEVKLVCSGAGAAAIACLDLLVNLGLTKSNILVADSKGVIYEGRGNLDPSKQRYAATTDARTLADAIVGADVFLGCSSAGVLKQDMVKTMGDRPLILALANPEPEIRPEDAKAVRPDAIVATGRSDYPNQVNNVLCFPFIFRGALDVGATTITEEMKLACVRAIAELAEETDQSEEVAKAYEGHSLEFGPDYLIPKPFDPRLIIKIAPAVAQAAMDSGVATRPIQDMDAYREQLGATVYRTGMVMRPVFATAKKKQARIVFAEGEDERVLRAAQFVLQEKIAQPIIVGRPSVIEMRLQKIGSKLKAGVDFEIVNPEDDTRYHRYWQAYHEIAARDGVTPEVAKAAMRKFNTLIGAMLVHLGDADGMICGMIDTFHSHLKFIEQVLGRAKGAEHFAAMNLLMLPGRNLFVCDTYVNELPSAEQLADMTIQAAAEIERFGIAPKAALLSNSNFGSAPSASSRRMAEARKLIVERAPNLEVDGEMHGDAALSELIRKQAFPGTTLSGEANLLIMPNVEAANIAYNLLKMVGGEGVTVGPFLLGVAKPAHILTPAATVRRIINMTAVAAANVNTK
- a CDS encoding indolepyruvate ferredoxin oxidoreductase family protein, giving the protein MNAPLDADQRASLEAALKSVTLDDKYTLERGRAYMSGIQALVRLPMLQQERDRAAGLNTAGFISGYRGSPLGGLDLSLWKAKQHLAAHQIVFQPGLNEDLAATAVWGSQQVNLYPGAKHDGVFGMWYGKGPGVDRTGDVFKHANSAGSSQHGGVLVLAGDDHAAKSSTLAHQSEHIFKACGLPVLFPSNVQEYLDFGLHGWAMSRYSGLWVALKCVTDVVESSASVDIDPHRTEIVLPTDFIVPDGGLNIRWPDPPLVQEARLLDYKWYAALAYVRANKLDRIEIDSPSARFGIMTGGKAYLDVRQALTDLGLDDETCARIGIRLYKVGCVWPLEAQGAQAFARGLDEILVVEEKRQILEYAIKEELYNWPDGQRPRVFGKFDEKDGAGGEWSVPMGNWLLPAHYELSPAIIAKAIATRLEKFELPSDVRARIAARLAVINAKEMALAKPHVQTERKPWFCSGCPHNTSTNVPEGSRAIAGIGCHYMTVWMDRSTSTFSQMGGEGVPWIGQAPFTDEKHVFANLGDGTYFHSGLLAVRAAISSKANITYKILYNDAVAMTGGQPVDGVLTVPQITHQLASEGARKIVIVTDEPEKYDDKKALLAPDVTIHHRDQLDDVQRELREIAGTTILIYDQTCATEKRRRRKRGTYPDPAKRVVINDAVCEGCGDCSVQSNCLSVEPLETEFGTKRQINQSSCNKDFSCVKGFCPSFVTVEGGQLKKPKAVSVDGNALPPIPEPTLPDIDRAYGVLVTGVGGTGVVTIGALLGMAAHLENKGVTVLDVTGLAQKGGAVMSHVQISHAPTDIHATRIAMGEADLVIGCDAIVTAGDECTSRMRHDTTRVVVNSAQTPTAEFIKNPNWAFPGVSAENDIRAAAGEAVDFIDANRFAVALLGDAIYTNPFVLGYAWQKGWLPLTLASLERAIELNAVSVEKNRAAFDWGRRAAHDLASVKQAAAGDARPAQGATVIALHTKKAVDALIAKRVEFLTAYQNAAYASRYAAFVDQVRAAERALADGDTMQEQLTEAVARNLFKLMAYKDEYEVARLQSDPAFLARLSAQFEGDWKLKFHLAPPLFAKTDAHGHLVKKAYGPWMMSAFRLLAKAKFLRGTGLDPFGRTEERRTERALIGEYEALIGEVTAKLNAANRPLALELAGLPDGIRGYGHVKDNNLRAVRQKWDTLLTKWRSPTGGQSQQQVA